DNA from Triticum aestivum cultivar Chinese Spring chromosome 7D, IWGSC CS RefSeq v2.1, whole genome shotgun sequence:
ctgccctcaccgcccgcgcacgccatggatgcagctccACCTCGCCGGCGATTGACTGGTTCCAGCAAATAGAATTGCCCGTTGTAGCATTTTTCGTTGTTGGTCGTAGCAAAATGGAgacacggttgcagcaaaaaaaaacGTCGCCAGCGTCGCTGGTTGTAGCTCGCCATTGCAGGTAGCAACATTTGCATCTAAAATGAACGGATGTAACAAAAGCCGTTGCCAGACATAGCAAAAACCTATGATGGTTGCAGCAAaaagtcgtcgtcgccgtcgcgggCCGTAGCTCAAccgtgatggatgtagcaaaactttatgccggttgtagcaaaaagtgATGCTAGTTGTAGCAAACCCGCGACGGGGGCTGTGTGTTGTAGCAAAACGTGACACCGATTGTAGCAAGATGTTATGCCTGTTGTAGCAAAATCTATGCCGGTTGAAGCATGTAGCAACTGCGACGCTAGTTTTCGCTAGGAGCAGcaccgcctcgccctcgtcgtccAGTGTGTGCCCGTGGTTACAGGCTTGCAGCTCCGGCTGCAGCGCCCTGATAGACGGTTCCCGTAGCTTCGATGACGGGACTCGATGCTATAGTTGGCGGGAGGCCATCGCTGAGATCCATGAGCTTGCATACGGCCATGGCCGCAGGGAGCTAGCGGGGATGCGAATTGAGGAGGAGGGATGGGAGAGGGCTTGCTGGCCATGAAAGAGAGGCGACGTTGGGCGCCGTCGCATGCGAGAACTTCGCCGCCGGTGAGAGCTTTTGAAGGTTGCGAGCAGCGtgagggaggccatggaggagcagAGCTGCGATggctggaggtggaagaagatgAGGAATAGTCGTGCGGGACCCATCATGTACACGCGTCTTGCGTGGGGTGGTTGTTTCATAGCGCGTGAGCCAGCATGGCGCACGAGCCGGCGAAAAGATCGGCCGGCCTGCCGGTTGGAAACGTTTTCCTATATTCCAGGCTACCACACGGCCAATCCGAATCCGTTTCCCACCGGTTGCTCAGCCGCCAGGAAGGCAAAATTTCACGTTTTAACTCTTTTCTAAAAGTTAATCGAGATCTGACCTCAGTTTATAAAACTTTCGGgttctgacccttttgctaccgccagggtccatggcggtagtgtgtaacagcctaccgccagggaccttggcggtaggaATACCCCTACCGCCAAACAGGCTGGCGGTAGCCTGTACAACCGGGGAAATAtcaggtgctcccatccttgggtGCTCCCTATACTTCAAATCTAAAACATCAATTTTAAATgtctcaaaaattctgaaaaaaattgtgAATGTTAAAAATGAATGTGACTACACCCCCTAAAAATTTCAGGTCCAAACTCGAAatgtacattgagaaacaaaaaagaaaaattcaGATATGAATAGTATCAaatgttgcttttgtctttttACGACAATATTCATGCTAGATTTcacatttttgtttctcaatgtgcaTTCAGAGTTTGGACCTGAAAATTTTAAGAGTTGTAGTCACATTCCTTGTAAACATGCATATATTTttccagaattttttgaaacatttaaaattGATTTATTTGAAGTTGGAGCATGGGGAGCACCCCAAGGATGGGAGTACTGAATATTCCCCCCTGTACAACCCTACGGCCAAGGTGCCCGGCAGTAAGTGCAAGCATGCACTGTTTCATACTTAGGAAAAAATTTGGTAGGGTGTGCAACCCTACCGCTAGGGAtcttggcggtaggctgttataccctaccgccatggacccTGGCGGTAAGAAAAGGGTCACATCCCAAAAAATTTACAAGGCAAGGTCAGATCTCTATCAAATTTCAAAAAAGGGTCAGAACACTAAATTTAGCCACCAGGAATGCAACGGAATGGCCCGCCGACCATATCGGATCCCGGGTCATGTCAACTCCAACGCGATCATCAAATCGCCCACAAATATCTGCAATAGgggtccaatatttttttgtcaatCCAATAGCAGTCATCAAATTATCCGAAAGTATTCAAACGTTCAAAATCCCGCAGAACCGAACCCCAACAAAAAAGAGGTATACGGGCGTCCAACAACGCGGATCCACCCAAAAACCTCTCTACTGCCACTCTTATTGCATCCTATCGCTCTCTACGTCACATTCATACCAGTTAGACTAGATGGGACCGAGCGGGGCGGCTTTCCACCCTCATTCATGCCGGACATCCGCCTACCCGGCATTCACACCAATGCAGCAAAACAAGAAACCTACTTCGGCCACCCACATCAACCCAGCGATTCGCTTGCTCAGGCTATTTCAAGCCGACTAGCAACGCCCAAAAAACCTACCGCCCCGAGCACCTTCTCACTCCGTCCCAGCCATAGGCCGACCGCCGACCAATCATCTCGGTAGAGGTCATTGTTGCCACACCATCGAACCAAGATCGCGGCTGAGGTCCGCGCCACAAAGGACATCGCCAGGCCTGCATTGCGATGGGCCAACCTCCAAGCTCTTCGGAGCAAAGCTTGTACGAGTCGGAGACACGTGCCTCTCTTCATCAGTTTGGACTTGGGGATGAacaagtaattgttcacactgcaCATCTCGACTAATATTACAAACATATGTGAGAATTAATATGTACAGAAAGATATTTTAATTGCACTAAAAAGTAGTGATTCAAGTTGATTGATCAGAATATAGCATTTCATTGACAATACCCATCATAAAGTTATTGGCAATTGGAAAACTGCAAAGAGAGCATAAATACTTAGTGCAACACTTGAATATACATACGAGATAATACTGTTGGAAAGCTCACATACAAGAAGCACGAAGCTTCCTCACACAAGCTTCCTAGTTAGAATACGGCAACCCACAATTGCAATATCTTAACAGATCACACTACAGACATGTatcacatctatatctataccaatataaaaagacccaaaggggcagatccaaataatcttggccatcaaatcatgtcaatccaacgacctagactgcttcaatgtcgaacgctcaacacatttagcatgcagttaatttcatgccaaaaatagtgctaatcacataataacatgcaaataatatcctacttaatatccgcatgcacttaatatacttccaaattaacgtgcactGCACGTACGCATTAACTAGTAGGTCTAAAGAACACGTGTAGCTACACTAACATTTGGTATATCTGAGGTACTTGACATGATCTTTTCTTTAAACCCCACCCATATATTAATTAACTAAAACAAACGTTGGTACATAAACTACACATGGCGGAACACTATTAATACGAATACCATCAGGCCTATTAATAGAACTAAACCTCTCAATCTCATGCGCCACATATTCGCCTTCCTGTTTATCTTGGTGATTTTTAAATTCCTCGTAATCTTGGAGACATGAATAATTTCAGCTATCAACAGCGTCTCAACTTAGCTCGATTCTTTTTCTTTACTCCGGAAGAAGGTCAATCTTATTTGTTCTAACCTGTCTGCTAGGGATCTTGGAGCTGCAGGCAAATGGACATGTCTCAGTTCAGAGCTTGTTTCTAAGTGAAAGTTATACCTAATGATATAATCTGCACAAACTTAATGTCTAGACATAGTAGAGACTAAACAGTCAATTACCCAGGCAACTACTAACAGAAATAGCAACATCAGATAGCACTGTCTCTTCTAGAAAAATATGTGCCACAATTACCCAGGAATAAGGAAATTATTAAATAAAACCTTAGAAGTAAATACACCCTAATTGTTTCACATTCTGGTGCAGTTGCAACATAAAGGAATGAACATGTTGGAGAAGATTGTAATATCCTGGCTTAATAGGGATAATAGACTACTCATATTAATATGGAATTCctttcttttctgggagcccattcagaaagaactctcaagttaagcgtgctcatcttgaagtaatttcaggatgggtgaccgaccgggaagttggtcccgggtgcgcacgagtgagcaCAGAGTGCGAaggaaagactagtattgatctgtggggctagtctagatcccgccagaaGTAACAACCACCGacggtgtgtccggggcgttacaaaggtAAGGCGATAAACAAATTAATAATTTTTGCATGTGAAAGTAATTATTTCAAAATGGACAGACTTAAGAAAATAaaaagcacactattgtactttAGATATAATTAAGGCTATGGTTGTCAATTCCAACACCTGTTGTATTTTGTTTATAGGGTACTATGTCAGTTCAACGGAACTACAGTTTGGTTTAATATCCAGCTATCAAGGTTAACTTGTTATGATATATAGCATTTCTCTAGTTGGTAATCTGGTTGTCAAATAGGAGGTACTATAAAATTTAATGGCCCAGTATGAAAGATCAATAGCAACAAGACATCATCAACAAAAGAGAACAACACGTAGCCGGGCAATGATGGGTGTCAATATAAGAAATATAGCCACCACAAATATTCCATAGTGTACCTTTGCACTTAGTTCTCGCTAGTTATCTTTCTTAACCGTCTCCATCAGATCTCTCTAATCCATCAACCTACATAAATATACAGAAGAGTACTTTGACATATACAAAAGAAACAATTCCACTAAATGTGCTCTGGATGACGAGAAAGCAATTTCTTTAAAGAATCATCCGAATCATCCTTTTCTCAACAGTACACGTACAATACCTCCAGAAGCAACAAAAAGGAACGACACGAATGATATATGTATTACATTAACCAGAAGGTAAACAATGAGAACATGAGAATACTACAACATACCTGAAACAATAGTAGTAGGTTCAGGGTTTATTTTACTTCTGAAGTGGACTTAATTGTAGgtagatttttttaattttttattagcTTTGGCCAAACTAATACAGTCATAGTTGTATACATGGTCAGCCCCTAAGTATTCATCCATGAAAATGTACAAGGCCATTAAAGGGGAAAGCACAACACACAATATCTTCAGACTCCTTTGGAAAACTGCATGCAGACTCAGGCATAAGATCTTCTTTTGGTTGTTATTCAGTGACAGAGTAAGCACTAGGAACTTAATTCAAAGGAAAAGTATGTATCTGGAGGATTACAACTGCACACTATGTTCAGATGCCACTGAGGAAACTGTAACTCACCTCTTTTGGGATTGCCAATTTGCCTTGATGTGCTGGTATTCTATCATTCCTAGTAAACAAAGAGGCATTTCAGTATATGATGAAGTTCATCTGACCTTGACCAAACTCCCTTCGGCAATTGCTATGGATGTCATAATAATGGGGTGCTGGGGCATATGGATGAGTAGGAATGATAAGATCTTCAGAATGGCAACACCAACAGTGGACACATGGAAGCATTATCTGAAAGAGGGGCTCCAAGCTACTGAAATAAGAGCTAAAGAAACCAAGGCTGATAAGATCCGTTCCTGGATAGAACAGAATCTCTAATTTAATTATGTTGATCCCTAGAACAGGCATTGGTTGATTCAAACTATTTCTTTTTTTAGCTTTGTATTTGTACATTCGTTATACAATGAAAATATaccatagaacaattgttctacggtttcGGTTCAAAAAAATTCTCCGCAAAGAGATTATCCAGATCTAGTGATCTTTTATACATGCTAACAGTTTTTAGTTTCACCAAAACCACCAGCCAAACCTCTGGTTGGGTTTATCATGAAATAAATCAGTGGACCAGCTACAAAATAGTATCCTCCATAGAGTCAGTGGTAAATATGATGGAAGCAGGTACGTATCGACGACACATTCCATTTGATTATTACATGTTACAAAGGTTAAAATTATAATGGCTCAAACTGATGAACATCTTTGTATTTCAAAACAGATTAGACCTCAGCACATCCGTTCTTCTCTTCTCCAACAGTAGACATAGCTCAACCTTCAGTCAGATTACTTGAAATAATACAAGCAAACTTAAATGATGTAAGTAATCGGGTGTGGTGGATACTTACTGTCAGTAGCACCACTAACAAAAACACAAAAGGACCCCGAACTTATTTTAAACAAGAGCAAAACCATATATGATCATAATAGGTCTTTTTTTACCAACTTGCATTAAATATGACAAAAAATGATCAATTCTACGCTAGCAAGATTGGTCTATAAAAGCACATGGTATATTAGCTAATACCCATGCAAAAAGTTGTCCCAAGATCCCTGCTTCCATGAAGACAACTGTGTGTATGAGTTACTATTGGAAGATACAAAACCTTAATACAAAAAGGTGGGAGTCAATTTATCCAGAAAGTAATTGATTATATTTTAGAACCATGTGCAGGAAAAAGGGGCTGCATGCATCGCTCTGATGTTGAGACCGGGGGTGATCCTCCTTTTAAAAAAATGTGCAAAAAAAGGTCTTGTGTTGAAGACCCTACTGGCACgtattaaaaataaaaaattatgcAACCTACATAAATCCACGTCTAACGACTAAAAAGCTTAGACATGAAGGGAAGTGTTCAAATATATTGTCCGCCTCTCTTTATCATTTAAACTTTGGATGAATTTGCTCGAGCACGAATGCAACAGCATGACCCTATTGATTTCTTGTTGCTACCTTTGAGGTCCTTTGGCAAAAAGTAAGGACATGTTTGCGAGCTTTTTCTTAAAGGGTCCCTTATGGAGTGTTATAATTTTGCTATAAATGCACCAGCAAAAAAATTCTGCTATAAATGCTAGCTTTGGGACCTTCATGTCCCTACTCGTTGTACAAAGAAAAACTAGACCATGATAGCGCGCCTTGCCGCGCCCGTTCATTTCTAAAAGTATATATAATAAATGAAGTTTCAGAATACTTGATGGTTGAATTGGAAGGTTGCTATGCTTATCAGCGCCACAATTGTATATTTCAATTTTGTCTTCATAATTGCACATTAAAAGGGCAAAAGAGGAGGCACTACTTATCAGCTACCATATTTTCTCTTTTCACAAAAAATGCaccatattttctcttttttttgcggcAAAGCATATTTTCTCGACATGAACAAGGGCCAAAATAAATAAATGTATGTATGTCTAAGCATGCATTATAAGCCATGAACAATATCAAATAGGTGTTATAGCAGAGGAGAAATCAATATCTCAACCTTGCGTTCCAACCAGCAAACCAAAAAAAGAGAACATTATCACCTCGAGCTTGTGCTCTTACATTCACATTGTATGCATTTGCACGTAGGCAAGCAAATCACGAAATAAAGTGATAATTTAATCAAAGTCGATCAGTTTGCCAGACAAAAATAGACTATAATGGAAGTGTTTTTTTTTTACATCTTTCAGCGACATCAGATCAACATACATGCAGTTTCCAGCCATTGAGAGAAATAATCAGGACCTATGGATTTGTGAGGAAGAAAGCGATAGAAGTAGAAATAATCAAGATCTAGCCCCGTGACTGCATCGTAGATCTCTGGTAAGCGTCACAAAACCGACATATATTCATGCTTAAACAAACATGCTTGGTAAAAGTAAGTGTCAAAAAGACATAGAATAAAATTACCCCATGACGGCATTCCGCCTTTTCGTCTGTGATTCTACGTTGCCTGTGACATATGAATCGGTTTCTACAGTCTTGTGTGCTTCACTCAAGGTTCAAGATGATATCTCAGACAAAGACAGTCACACTGAGCCATCAGACAATAACGGCCACACTACTCTTGATTCTTAATCACCACTCCGAGCTGTGGAATCTCTCAAATCAATGTTCTCAGAAAAACTCTTTCAGAATCTGCAGAAGAGAGGTAGCTCATTATTTACTTGTATTATCATTTTTGGAACATGTATCTCCTTTCTAGGAAGAGAAGTACATTAGAATCTCGCAGCATACagtaataaaaataaatttggcaaGATACAATCCCTCATCCTCGTTGTAACCCCGGAACCAAAAATCATCAGAACACAATAGTTTCTAAATTCAAAAGGATAACACAAAATACACGTGGCTCACCGTGCAGAGCGCCCGGTTATTAAAATCAATAGGTTTGAATCTGTAACTTACCTGATAGTAGAGCAATCTTTTTGTCCATCATTCGTTGTCTAACCGAAAACAAAAAACTACTATCGGGCATGGTGATAATGCTGCGTAATTGCTACATAATTCGTCCAAGTAACACTTCCACTGATAGTCCTTCTCACTCATTCTTTACCTTTGGACATTCTTCTTCAGTTACTCATGTACTTGGATTCTAATAGCTATAGATTGTCAACCTGTGCCTTAAATGGTATCATTTTTCTTTAGTTACTCATGTACTATTTCATTACTTTGATCTGACCCCGTTCTCTAGCTCAGGATATTTTTGTTTTTGGTAGCATTTGGCCATATGATATATTCTTCAGTTGCTAACAGAAAGATACACCGTTCTTTCCCATGGACAGGAGACAGGAGTACACACTAATTCTTGCTGGAGCACTAAACACCAGGGATTGCCATATTGGTAGTACAAATGGTAATACATTTTCAAAAGAACAATGTTGTGATGGATAGTACTTCAAAACATTGGAGAGGGTTTGAACCTGTGCTTGAAAGGGAGCTAGTGCCGTCAAGCCACGCAAGAACACCAGCGAGGAGATGTTGGCCGCTGAAGCACGTCCCTGTTTTACTTGCCATCCCATTCTATCGGGTGCTCCTCAGCGCATCTTCATCTCTTCTTATCCCAGCGCAGAGAAGCGACCGAAAGAGGAAGTGGCGTGGAAGCTTCGAGGCGGCCGGAGTGGATGTGTAAGTCGAGGCCCGACCTCTCTTCTCTCTCGAGTCCTAGCCTCCTAGGCGAACCTGCGGATCGCCGGCGCATCCAGGAAAGACGAAGGCCGGCGCATCGAGAGGAGGAAGGACGGCTGCGCGGAGGAACAGAGGAACGATCGGGGGCGATAGCGGTGAAACCTGGCAACCTAGGCTGTTATCGTCGGAGTGGGAATAAGTGGGCCTTGACGGCCCGATTACTGAGAGGAAGAGGAGGTTGTTCCGCGGAGCAGCGGCCCACGAGACGGCACGCGACGCGAGCAGGGACGCCCGAATTTGATCTGCATCGTATATTAGATGATCCGACGGCTGAGACAATGAAATCGCTGTGGAGGCTCCTAGGTAGCCCCGTTATACTGTTTCTCAATAGCCAGCGACGAAGAATTTTGCTCcatgagagcatctccaacaggcgcccaaaAACTGCTCTGCGTGCTAAAATTCAGGTTTTTTGGACGCCGGACAGCTCCAGCAAAAGCTGTAAAATAGTGCGCGCAAAAAAGGGTTGAGCGCACGCTGAAAAATGTTATCGCATGCTGCAAATTTGAGGCGTCGGATCGCGTGTGCTTCACAATTTACACTGCGTCTTTTTTTGGCGCGTGTTTTTGGGCATCTGGTAAAGCAATGTTGGGTCTGGGTGCGCTAAAATGCTACAGCGATGTGCTAAAACTATTTTAGACCGTGAAACTTTTGTGCGCCTGTTGTTGGAGATGCTTTGAGAATGTTCTCTTCTAAACTGATATGTGCATGCAGTTTCAAATGCTGGCCTATGCAGCCATGCAATCTATCCATCCTGTTTGCAAACCTCATGCACCACTACTCTGCACTCTCTACTTTCCCTACCAATATGAACAATCTAAGCAGTTAAACTAAACCAACAAAAAAACATCCTAGATCAATTTTGTAAAACTGCACACTAATCTTAGAACTCTTCATAttcgcaaaagaaaagaaaaaaaatcttagaaCTCTTCCTGTTCAGCTTTTCTTCGTGATGGCCGTTTCGCCGTGCAAGTGTGCGAAGATGCCAACTACCCTGCCCTACATCGACGGAAGGTTACGGGCGTTTTACGGGGTGATACTGATTTGTCAAGTTGTGATTGGATTAAGGGGGGAGGGACGGGCCCCACCCGGGTGAAAATCAGGGGGGCTGGAGAGATTATTAGGAAAGGGCCTGTAAAACTCCTGTAAGAGGCCCGTACGTTTAGCATTTTTGCCTGCCCTGCAGCCATGCAATCTATCCATCTTGTTTGCAAACCACAGGCACCACTACCCTGCACTCTCTACCTCTCTGCCAATACAAACACTCCAACAGTTAACCTACATCAGTTCTACAAAACTGCACACTAATCTTAGAACTCTTCTTCCTGTTCAGCTTTTCTTCGTGATGGCCGTTTCGCCGTGCAAGTGTGCGAAGATGCCAACCATGGGCGCGGTGTTGTACGTGCACGCCTCCGTTTGCATGTAGTTGTCGCGCCTGTCCCTAAaccggtcgaggtggtccggcccGCCGACGATGGCGCCGACGACAACGTTCGGGTTCGCACCCCTCCGAAGGAACCAGTTGTCGTACCCCTGCATGCACCCGATGAACCTGCCGTCGCCGCGGTGGGACACGATGGACGCGCCACGGTGGTGCATCCGCCGCGGGAACCGCGTGCCGTACCCGACCAAGTAGCTCACGCCGGCAGGGTTGGCGCCGAGGACGTAGTCGGTCTGCGCCCGCGCCAGGGACCGCAGCTTGTCGGCGTGTACTGGCCCATCGGGGCACTGCAGAACCGGCGGCTCCTGGCCCGCGGAGGTGAGGTAGCGGGAGTAGACGGTGAGGAGGAAGGCGGCGTTGGTCACGTACTGCATGTTGTTCCACTGCCGGACGAAGAGCATGCCGCCGGCCGTGCGGTTGACATTGCCGGCGTCGCCGTTCTTGTTGAGGCAGGCGCAGAGGTAGTGCTCCGCCTTGGCCTTGTACTTCTCCAGCGTCGCCTTGTGCTCCGGGTGCTTCCCTTCCAGCAGCACCTAAAATGACACGACACGTTAAAAAACACATTTTGTCCAGGGATTTGGTTTTCTGAAGAAATATGTGAGGAAAACATTTTCGATCGTGCATGCCATACCACCGGCCCGAAGAAACAATGGTGCAATATAAAATTAGAGAATAACTAGTTAATTTGTTGAGCAGTCATGTACAGCTGATGCTCACCTTGGTGGCGAGGATCTGGAGGCCGGCGTACTTGACGTCCCAGCTGAACTCCGTgatggcccaggtggtgccgccgAACTCGTCGGCCATGTCCACGGCGTAGTCCAGGTAGCTCGCCTTCCCCGTCGCCCGGTGCAGCCACAGCGCCGCCCAAAGCATCTCGTCGCCGTACCCGCTCACCGACGCGTAGTAGCTATACGCCTCGCCGATGCTACTGTCGTACTTTCCCCTGTATTTGTCCCCGAACTCGAACAACTGCATTTGGACGTAACATTACACGTTAGTAAACAAGAGCTGCATGTTTCATGCATGTACAACAGAGCGACAACAATGGCGTTGCAATATGTCTACGCACCTGCTCGGCGTGGTGGAGGAGAACTTGTGCGTAGTGGGGGTTGGAGCGGCGGAACACCATGGAGGCCGCGGCCAGCGCGGCGGCGGTCTCGCCGACGAGGTCGGAGCCGGGGTTGTCGCGGTTGACCTTGTAGGCCTGCCGCGACGTGGTCATGTCCTCGGGCCGCTGCCAGCAGTAGTGGTCGGTGTCGCCGTCGCCGACCTCGGCCCAGAGCACGTACGGCTCGGTGTGCGCCTTGACGAAGTAGTCGGTGCCCCACTTGATGGCCTCCAGCACGTGTCGCCACTCGCCGGCGGCAGCGATGTCGTCCGCGAACTCCATGGCGCTCCACGACAGCATGGTGACCGTGAACG
Protein-coding regions in this window:
- the LOC123169812 gene encoding endoglucanase 21 encodes the protein MATRIKMILSLAICAVLALVHLPFTTAGGGEGAAPFDYKKALHSSLLYFEAQRSGRLPHNQRVKWRGHSGLADGLQQGVDLVGGYYDAGDNVKFGLPMAFTVTMLSWSAMEFADDIAAAGEWRHVLEAIKWGTDYFVKAHTEPYVLWAEVGDGDTDHYCWQRPEDMTTSRQAYKVNRDNPGSDLVGETAAALAAASMVFRRSNPHYAQVLLHHAEQLFEFGDKYRGKYDSSIGEAYSYYASVSGYGDEMLWAALWLHRATGKASYLDYAVDMADEFGGTTWAITEFSWDVKYAGLQILATKVLLEGKHPEHKATLEKYKAKAEHYLCACLNKNGDAGNVNRTAGGMLFVRQWNNMQYVTNAAFLLTVYSRYLTSAGQEPPVLQCPDGPVHADKLRSLARAQTDYVLGANPAGVSYLVGFIGCMQGYDNWFLRRGANPNVVVGAIVGGPDHLDRFRDRRDNYMQTEACTYNTAPMVGIFAHLHGETAITKKS